The following coding sequences lie in one Monomorium pharaonis isolate MP-MQ-018 chromosome 1, ASM1337386v2, whole genome shotgun sequence genomic window:
- the LOC105830009 gene encoding high affinity copper uptake protein 1 isoform X1 — MQGMSFHGGVTETILFKGWRIDNVQGMIGSIIGVILLTALYEGLKSYREYLFTRTTFLRKNQQKKSRNALLFSGVHFFQTLLHVIQIVLGYFLMFIFMTYNYWLCIAIGTGTALGYWLFSWGKSNNDNTECC; from the exons ATGCAGGGA ATGTCATTTCATGGTGGCGTTACGGAAACTATTTTGTTTAAAGGGTGGCGCATAGATAATGTGCAGGGAATGATCGGTTCTATAATCGGTGTTATCCTTCTAACCGCATTGTACGAAGGGCTGAAATCTTATCg TGAGTATCTTTTCACGCGCACCACGTTTCTCAGAAAGAACCAGCAGAAGAAATCGAGAAA TGCATTGTTATTCTCTGGGGTGCATTTCTTTCAAACGCTACTGCACGTAATTCAGATAGTGCTCGGTTATTTTctcatgtttatttttatgacgtACAACTATTGGCTCTGCATCGCTATTGGAACTGGTACAGCGCTTGGATATTGGTTATTTTCATGGGGAAAATCTAATAATGACAATACAGAATGttgttaa
- the LOC105830009 gene encoding high affinity copper uptake protein 1 isoform X2 has product MPFSHRIYWWRIDNVQGMIGSIIGVILLTALYEGLKSYREYLFTRTTFLRKNQQKKSRNALLFSGVHFFQTLLHVIQIVLGYFLMFIFMTYNYWLCIAIGTGTALGYWLFSWGKSNNDNTECC; this is encoded by the exons ATGCCCTTTTCTCAtcgtatttatt GGTGGCGCATAGATAATGTGCAGGGAATGATCGGTTCTATAATCGGTGTTATCCTTCTAACCGCATTGTACGAAGGGCTGAAATCTTATCg TGAGTATCTTTTCACGCGCACCACGTTTCTCAGAAAGAACCAGCAGAAGAAATCGAGAAA TGCATTGTTATTCTCTGGGGTGCATTTCTTTCAAACGCTACTGCACGTAATTCAGATAGTGCTCGGTTATTTTctcatgtttatttttatgacgtACAACTATTGGCTCTGCATCGCTATTGGAACTGGTACAGCGCTTGGATATTGGTTATTTTCATGGGGAAAATCTAATAATGACAATACAGAATGttgttaa
- the LOC105830011 gene encoding LOW QUALITY PROTEIN: endoplasmic reticulum aminopeptidase 1 (The sequence of the model RefSeq protein was modified relative to this genomic sequence to represent the inferred CDS: deleted 1 base in 1 codon) — MPKGSPGKDSSENIQLEPLSRTSRRHESTDHTEIDAKVPLRPHARKTCDSGDSSAGLHRRNFYERANEVVRCSERKTYCVLCICCMVLLVTSLIIALAPLRTGCSCPEDDSRLMDDEKDAVPRMENGEVWMHVTQIFPWDNMRLPAFAHPTRYNITMHPNLTTLEFRGRVTIEFYVDEETKFIVFHSKNLTIKEQIVKEGQEELKIAKLLEYPKREQLYLELEDTTFQKRNNYTLFLSFNSTLNSTDLKGFYFSSYTTPEGDYRYLATTHFEPTYARMAFPCFDEPRFKAKFKISIYRDRFHIAFCNMPAINTEEAGFYLGTNLLRDDFQESVDMSTYLVAFVVCDFKRIFELTKRNTSVSVYASSHMLPRMNYAMITAARIMDYFESFFGISYPLPKQDIIAIPDFEPVAMENWGLIIIRESSLTYDPQETPTNIQEYIAVIMAHELAHQWFGNLVTMKWWNDLWLNEGAATFFEYKGVNHIFPEWGMMDLFILHKTQRALELDALANSHPVSVPVENPVEIESIFDTVSYFKGASILYMLEVVLCETVFKSGLNEYLNQYAFGNTETNDLWDVLTKHSRNTSLSSELDVKTIMNTWIQQMGFPLVTIIREDSTITATQKRFLASLREDGLNISQPKSPFDYKWYIPLTCYTDKDDPLEPPMEVWMNMTNATFDISSDVDFVKCNINQTGFYRVNYPKEMWTSIIKTLMKNHTRFSSADRASLIDDAFALCDAGELDSSVPLELSLYLVNERDYAPWKTALRYLNVWKDRLAESEGYKKYISFFKQLLVPITRYIGWTDEGSHLKKLLRISVLKSAIELEIDNVVKSARDLFQDWKSKNKRIAPNIRDIVYMAGIKFGDETDWQHCWQVYLKTQIQSEKLLMLQALGATMDPWLLKRYLQFSLDRNLFKAQEVNTVLASVAANSHGHYLAWRHIKAYWPEIEALYVNESYSISNLLLNVVPDYFITEYDYHEVLEFFKQRDIRSGNRTLQQSLEMIKFNIHWVKINAKSVCDWLIKYFAEMNLAS; from the exons ATGCCGAAAGGAAGCCCAGGAAAGGATAGCAGCGAGAATATTCAGTTGGAGCCTTTGTCCAGGACGTCTAGGCGACACGAATCTACCGATCATACAGAAATAGATGCAAAGGTACCGCTAAGACCTCATGCAAGAAAAACGTGCGATTCAG GAGATAGCAGTGCAGGATTGCACAGACGTAACTTTTATGAGCGCGCAAATGAAGTCGTTAGGTGTTCTGAGAGAAAGACTTACTGCGTCCTTTGTATCTGCTGTATGGTACTCCTTGTTACATCACTTATCATCGCCTTGGCGCCTCTGCGAACTG gcTGCAGTTGTCCTGAAGATGATTCAAGACTTATGGATGATGAAAAGGACGCCGTGCCTCGGATGGAGAATGGAGAGGTTTGGATGCATGTTACACaa atatttccaTGGGATAACATGAGGTTACCTGCCTTCGCACATCCTACTAGGTACAATATTACCATGCATCCAAATCTTACCACCTTAGAATTTAGag gACGAGTCACAATCGAATTCTACGTCGATGAAGAAACC AAATTTATTGTCTTCCATAGTAAAAACTTGACAATAAAAGAACAA aTAGTCAAAGAAGGCCAAGAAGAGCTGAAAATTGCGAAGTTGCTCGAATATCCAAAACGCGAGCAGCTGTATTTAGAACTGGAGGATACAACgtttcaaaaaagaaataattacacgCTATTTCTGAGTTTTAATTCGACGTTGAATTCTACTGATCTTAAAGGATTCTATTTCAGCAGTTACACCACTCCTGAAGGAGATTACAG atatttggcGACGACTCATTTCGAACCAACATACGCGCGCATGGCCTTTCCATGTTTCGATGAGCCACGATTTAAAGCCAAATTTAAGATATCAATATACAGAGATAGATTTCACATTGCGTTTTGCAATATGCCCGCAATAAACACCGAGGAGGCAGGATTTTATTTGGGCACAAATCTC CTACGTGACGACTTTCAAGAATCCGTAGACATGTCGACATACTTGGTTGCTTTTGTGGTATGCGATTTTAAAAGGATTTTTGAACTAACAAAGAGAAATACATCTGTAAGTGTGTATGCCTCATCGCATATGCTTCCGCGTATGAATTATGCCATGATCACTGCTGCTCGTATTATGGATTACTTTGAATCTTTCTTCGGCATATCTTACCCTTTGCCAAAGCaag ATATAATAGCGATTCCTGATTTCGAACCTGTCGCTATGGAAAATTGGGGCCTAATTATTATTCGAGAATCTTCTTTAACATACGACCCACAAGAAACACCAACCAATATACAGGAATACATAGCTGTTATTATGGCTCACGAATTGGCTCATCAATGGTTCGGCAATCTCGTCACAATGAAATGGTGGAATGATCTGTGGCTGAATGAGGGTGCTGCGACGTTCTTCGAATACAAAGGCGTGAATCATATTTTTCCCGAGTGGGGCATGatggatttatttatattacacaaaacGCAACGAGCGCTCGAGCTCGATGCGTTAGCCAACAGCCATCCAGTAAGCGTGCCCGTTGAAAACCCCGTCGAGATAGAGAGCATATTCGATACGGTCAGCTACTTCAAAGGCGCTTCCATCCTTTACATGCTGGAAGTAGTTTTATGCGAAACGGTTTTTAAAAGCGGATTAAACGAATATCTAAATCAGTACGCGTTCGGAAATACGGAGACTAATGATCTGTGGGATGTTCTCACAAAACATTCCAGAAATACGTCCCTTAGTTCAGAGCTTGACGTTAAA ACCATAATGAACACTTGGATACAACAAATGGGCTTCCCACTTGTTACCATCATCCGTGAGGATAGTACCATCACTGCGACCCAGAAAAGATTTCTTGCTTCGCTGCGAGAAGACGGACTAAACATTTCCCAGCCCAAGTCACCCTTTGATTACAAGTGGTACATCCCGTTGACCTGTTACACAGACAAGGATGACCCATTGGAACCTCCTATGGAGGTGTGGATGAATATGACAAATG CGACTTTCGATATATCGAGCGACGTTGATTTCGTCAAATGCAACATCAACCAAACTGGCTTTTATCGAGTAAACTATCCGAAGGAGATGTGGACATCAATCATCAAAACTTTGATGAAGAACCACACCAGGTTCAGTTCGGCGGATCGGGCGAGTCTCATCGATGATGCGTTTGCGCTTTGCGATGCAGGCGAGCTGGATTCGTCGGTCCCACTGGAACTTTCGCTTTATCTTGTAAACGAAAGGGATTATGCGCCATGGAAGACCGCGCTTCGATATTTGAACGTTTGGAAAGACAGACTGGCCGAAAGTGAAGGATATAAGAAGTATATCTCAttctttaaacaattgttGGTTCCGATTACAAGATACATTGGCTGGACAGATGAAGGATCTCATTTGAAAAA ATTATTGAGAATCTCAGTACTGAAGTCTGCTATCGAATTAGAAATAGATAATGTGGTAAAGTCTGCAAGGGATCTCTTTCAAGATTGGAAATCGAAAAACAAACGTATCGCACCCAATATACGAGACATCGTTTATATGGCAG GCATCAAATTCGGAGATGAGACTGACTGGCAGCATTGCTGGCAAGTTTATCTTAAAACGCAAATCCAGAGTGAAAAGCTATTAATGTTACAAGCCCTAGGTGCGACGATGGATCCCTGGTTGCTTAAACGTTACCTTCAATTTTCGCTGGATCGCAATCTGTTTAAAGCGCAAGAGGTTAATACTGTCTTAGCATCGGTTGCTGCCAATTCACACGGACATTATCTTGCTTGGCGTCACATTAAAGCTTACTGGCCGGAAATTGAGGCTTTATATGTAAACGAATCGTACTCGATAAGCAATCTCTTACTTAACGTTGTTCCTGACTACTTCATCACGGAATACGATTATCACGAA gTCTTGGAATTCTTCAAGCAGCGTGACATTCGTAGCGGTAATCGCACGCTGCAGCAAAGTTTAGAAATGATAAAGTTCAACATTCATTGGGTGAAAATAAACGCGAAAAGCGTGTGTGATTGgcttatcaaatattttgcgGAAATGAATCTTGCAAGTTAA